In Brevibacillus brevis NBRC 100599, a single genomic region encodes these proteins:
- a CDS encoding YitT family protein encodes MMRRALQLSKRYSMILFGACLLAFAYYHINFQNHLSEGGFVGLGLLAKYAFDLSPAMVMLLLDIPLFLVAWLVRGRQFIWDTIFASLAFTVFYDLFERFSPIVMDMSRMMPLASVLAGVLTGLGTGLVLRYGAATGGDDIFSLLISKYTGLSIGTVFLLLDVIVLCMSFWFVPMKEMMYTILAVVISSQVITWTVNHGAGVEVMEEEHGHGSVSMTHR; translated from the coding sequence ATGATGAGGAGAGCGCTGCAGTTATCTAAGCGTTATAGTATGATTTTGTTTGGAGCTTGTTTACTTGCTTTTGCGTATTATCACATTAACTTTCAGAACCATTTGTCTGAAGGTGGGTTTGTTGGCTTGGGGTTACTGGCGAAATACGCCTTTGACTTGTCGCCAGCGATGGTGATGCTTTTGCTAGATATTCCACTGTTTTTGGTTGCCTGGTTAGTAAGAGGCCGCCAGTTCATTTGGGACACCATTTTTGCATCACTTGCTTTTACCGTGTTTTACGATTTGTTTGAACGATTTTCACCGATTGTCATGGATATGAGCAGAATGATGCCGCTGGCGTCTGTCTTGGCCGGTGTATTGACCGGGCTAGGTACCGGATTGGTTCTGCGCTATGGAGCTGCGACAGGTGGAGACGATATTTTCTCCCTGTTGATCAGTAAGTACACGGGATTGTCCATTGGTACGGTCTTTCTTTTACTGGACGTTATTGTGCTTTGCATGTCGTTCTGGTTCGTACCGATGAAAGAGATGATGTATACCATTTTGGCCGTTGTCATTTCCAGCCAAGTCATCACCTGGACCGTCAATCATGGTGCAGGCGTGGAGGTCATGGAAGAGGAGCACGGGCATGGAAGCGTCTCGATGACCCACCGGTAA